From the Clostridium sp. Marseille-P299 genome, one window contains:
- a CDS encoding phosphotransferase codes for MENAYDIKVRYSQFEPQSLQKELISRYSFKEPINCSLYDAGINDIYIVNVENCVYYLRISQTGMHEQIDYEQELEIINTLAKNDISVATPLPTKEGDYLWKINAPEGPRYAVLFHEAVNTPSEDTEKQLFHLGKMLASLHLVADEHAFEVNRAPIDLEQLSIKPLEVIEPHLKQRQEDFNYLKSSAKELCNYVKSNLSLEKPYYGYCHGDIHSGNVFFHGDEPTIFDFDCMGYGWRTYDICVFAWNKSFKNESYIDSKEWQAFLNGYNSIRQLSEIEISSIPVFAALRELWLMGLHANMINRNAGCSWYNDDYFNFRIKIFKTWYNRAFGIQKDSIE; via the coding sequence ATGGAAAATGCGTACGATATTAAAGTAAGATACTCACAATTTGAACCACAATCGTTACAAAAAGAACTGATTTCCCGTTATAGCTTTAAGGAACCTATAAATTGTAGTCTATATGATGCAGGTATCAATGATATATACATAGTGAACGTAGAGAATTGTGTTTATTATTTAAGAATTTCACAAACCGGTATGCATGAGCAAATCGATTATGAACAAGAACTAGAAATTATTAATACATTAGCTAAAAATGATATTTCAGTTGCGACTCCATTACCTACAAAGGAAGGAGACTATTTATGGAAGATTAATGCACCTGAAGGACCTAGATATGCGGTATTATTCCATGAAGCAGTAAATACTCCTTCAGAAGACACCGAAAAACAACTATTTCATCTTGGAAAAATGCTAGCAAGTTTACATCTAGTTGCGGATGAACATGCTTTTGAAGTTAATCGAGCCCCAATCGATTTAGAGCAACTTTCTATAAAACCTTTAGAAGTGATTGAACCTCACTTAAAGCAAAGACAAGAAGATTTTAACTATTTAAAAAGTTCTGCAAAAGAACTATGTAATTATGTTAAAAGTAATTTAAGTCTTGAGAAACCTTATTACGGATATTGCCACGGTGATATTCATTCAGGGAATGTATTCTTTCATGGAGATGAACCAACAATATTTGATTTCGACTGTATGGGATATGGCTGGAGAACTTATGATATCTGTGTTTTTGCTTGGAATAAATCATTTAAAAATGAAAGTTACATAGATTCAAAAGAATGGCAAGCATTTTTAAATGGCTATAATTCAATTCGTCAATTAAGTGAGATAGAAATTTCATCAATACCTGTATTTGCTGCATTACGTGAATTATGGCTTATGGGACTTCATGCCAATATGATAAATAGGAATGCAGGATGTAGTTGGTACAATGATGACTATTTTAACTTCCGAATTAAGATTTTTAAAACCTGGTATAATCGAGCATTTGGAATACAAAAAGATAGCATTGAGTAA
- a CDS encoding cysteine-rich CWC family protein, whose protein sequence is MSENKKLCPLCGKENNCGYEKGSDHFSCWCTTTEVPKELREQIPEELKGKACICYDCIMKYKKEHQIQPI, encoded by the coding sequence ATGAGCGAAAATAAAAAATTATGTCCTTTATGTGGAAAAGAAAATAATTGCGGTTATGAAAAGGGTTCTGACCATTTTTCATGTTGGTGCACTACGACGGAGGTTCCAAAAGAATTAAGAGAACAGATACCTGAAGAATTAAAAGGTAAGGCTTGTATATGTTATGATTGTATTATGAAATATAAAAAAGAGCATCAAATTCAACCTATCTAG
- a CDS encoding glycosyl hydrolase 115 family protein, with product MFILNANTQIISPYHSKPVDNAINILKRDLNKVFIKSDYQSNFIILKKDENLTHENLMDESFTIDINDSITITAGDDLGFVYALLYISETYLGIKPFWFWMDQDISKKEKVEIQYSYYESAKPVVRFRGWFFNDEVLLMKWNINGDSEEPWRMALEALLRCGGNLTIPGTDKLSRKNRQLAADMGLWLTHHHAEPLGAEMFVRAYPEVEPNFTDHPELFYKLWEEAVIEQKDYNVIWNLCFRGQGDCPFWSNDTSGRFDTPEKRGALISEIIEKQCDLVRKYVEHPVFCTNLYGEIMELYKEGHIKLDPQIIKVKADNGYGKMVTRRRDNHSVRISSMPDENDTGCQGIYYHVSFYDLQAANHITMLPNSVDFVNKELSEVIAKGGNDFWIINCSNVRPHVYYLDAIRKKWFGREISDEIHSVEFASDYYSSDLLPFIARCFNEYPKFMFPYGENEDEHAGEQYYTENIRILVHQFIVDKHKNAPQLFWLTGDIPLEDQVKAICNVCNNIDSFYEYYKMCEDTSLKLEGLTKILFDSTLFLQVKIHYYCAKGVKLFGEAYEAYTNKNYKKAFILMGECAESFDRAENEMRASEYGVWKGFYQNDCFADIKHTAYMVRKVMGVIREFGDNARHDKWYRETVYSVEDRDVFLLLVNDNHMTDWELYKAMKTT from the coding sequence ATGTTTATTTTAAACGCGAATACACAAATAATATCACCATATCATTCAAAACCGGTAGATAATGCAATCAATATCTTAAAACGTGATTTAAATAAGGTGTTTATAAAATCAGACTATCAAAGTAATTTCATTATCTTGAAAAAGGATGAAAATCTAACCCATGAAAATTTAATGGATGAAAGTTTTACCATAGATATCAATGATAGTATTACAATTACGGCAGGAGACGACTTAGGATTTGTCTATGCTCTTTTATACATAAGTGAAACATATTTAGGTATCAAACCCTTTTGGTTTTGGATGGATCAAGACATTAGTAAAAAAGAAAAAGTTGAAATACAATATAGCTATTATGAATCAGCAAAGCCAGTAGTTCGATTTCGCGGTTGGTTCTTTAACGATGAAGTGCTTCTTATGAAATGGAACATAAATGGCGATAGCGAGGAACCTTGGAGAATGGCATTGGAAGCACTCTTAAGATGTGGAGGAAATCTAACAATTCCTGGCACGGATAAATTGTCACGTAAAAATCGTCAACTAGCGGCTGATATGGGCTTATGGCTCACACACCATCATGCTGAACCCTTAGGTGCTGAGATGTTTGTTAGAGCCTATCCAGAAGTAGAACCAAACTTTACAGATCATCCTGAACTTTTTTATAAACTCTGGGAAGAGGCTGTCATTGAACAAAAAGATTATAATGTAATATGGAATTTATGCTTTCGAGGACAAGGGGATTGTCCGTTTTGGTCAAATGATACCAGTGGTCGATTTGATACCCCAGAGAAACGCGGTGCACTAATCAGTGAAATTATAGAAAAACAATGTGACCTTGTAAGAAAATACGTTGAACATCCAGTATTTTGTACGAACCTATATGGCGAAATTATGGAACTATATAAAGAAGGTCATATAAAGCTAGACCCACAAATTATAAAAGTAAAGGCTGATAATGGATACGGTAAAATGGTAACAAGACGGCGAGATAATCACAGTGTACGTATTTCATCTATGCCGGATGAAAATGACACCGGTTGTCAAGGAATTTACTATCATGTTTCATTTTACGATTTACAAGCAGCAAATCATATCACCATGCTTCCAAATTCCGTTGACTTTGTAAATAAAGAATTATCAGAAGTAATTGCTAAGGGTGGAAATGATTTTTGGATAATTAATTGTTCCAATGTAAGACCACATGTTTATTATCTTGACGCTATAAGAAAAAAATGGTTTGGTAGAGAGATTTCAGATGAAATACATAGTGTAGAATTTGCATCGGATTATTATAGTTCCGATTTGCTTCCTTTCATTGCTAGATGTTTTAACGAATATCCAAAGTTTATGTTTCCGTATGGCGAAAACGAGGATGAACACGCTGGAGAGCAGTACTATACTGAAAATATACGTATCTTAGTACACCAATTCATAGTAGATAAACATAAAAATGCACCTCAACTATTCTGGCTTACTGGTGATATACCATTAGAAGACCAAGTAAAGGCAATATGTAACGTTTGTAATAATATTGATTCTTTTTATGAGTATTATAAAATGTGTGAGGATACAAGTTTAAAGCTTGAAGGACTCACAAAGATATTATTTGATAGTACACTATTCCTCCAAGTAAAAATTCATTACTACTGTGCAAAAGGTGTGAAATTATTTGGAGAAGCATATGAGGCATATACAAATAAAAATTATAAAAAAGCATTTATTCTAATGGGTGAATGTGCAGAATCCTTTGATCGAGCAGAGAATGAAATGCGTGCATCCGAATATGGTGTTTGGAAAGGTTTCTATCAAAACGACTGTTTTGCCGATATCAAACACACCGCATATATGGTAAGAAAAGTTATGGGTGTTATACGTGAATTTGGCGATAATGCTAGACATGACAAATGGTATCGTGAAACTGTATATTCAGTTGAGGATAGAGATGTATTTTTACTATTGGTTAATGACAATCATATGACTGATTGGGAACTGTATAAAGCAATGAAAACAACATAA
- a CDS encoding pentapeptide repeat-containing protein — protein sequence MLENDVYQAIDNEETITRKEYKGEIIVDMIINRVEFESIEFSKCRFINCDFSGSSFLNVSFLNCDFSNCKFQDSYFRDTRLIECKGDGSNFSHSSLHRVVIDNGSYHYSNFSSCLCDNLMIHNADFCDSAFQEMKVKKIEFSTVNLSRCDFFKTKLKGIDLSTCNIEGITVSDTYIELQGVKISPIQSMNIVHMLGVKIV from the coding sequence ATGTTAGAGAACGATGTGTATCAAGCAATTGATAATGAAGAAACAATTACTAGAAAGGAATATAAAGGCGAAATAATTGTTGATATGATCATAAATCGGGTCGAATTTGAGAGTATTGAATTTTCAAAATGCAGATTTATTAATTGTGATTTTAGTGGCAGTTCTTTTCTTAATGTCTCATTTTTAAACTGTGATTTCTCTAATTGCAAGTTTCAGGATAGTTACTTTAGAGATACCAGATTAATTGAATGTAAAGGTGATGGAAGTAACTTTAGTCATAGTTCATTGCATAGGGTAGTAATCGATAACGGATCGTATCATTATTCAAACTTTTCTTCTTGTCTATGTGATAATCTAATGATACATAATGCTGACTTTTGTGATTCTGCTTTTCAAGAAATGAAAGTAAAAAAAATAGAATTTAGTACGGTGAATCTATCTAGATGTGATTTTTTCAAAACAAAATTAAAAGGGATTGACTTATCTACCTGTAATATTGAAGGAATTACAGTATCTGATACTTATATTGAATTACAAGGTGTAAAAATTAGTCCAATTCAATCTATGAATATAGTGCATATGCTTGGTGTAAAAATAGTGTAG
- a CDS encoding D-isomer specific 2-hydroxyacid dehydrogenase family protein has translation MFKKLVAIEPVSLIPSAEQKLHDYAEEVIMYEDIPKDNEEIIRRIGDADAVLLSYTSRIDKEVLDACPNIRYIGMCCSLYSPESANVDILSANAKNITVYGIRDYGDQGVVEYVVSELVRYLHGFGEKQWKELPIEITDLKVGIVGLGTSGQMIAAALQAFGADMYYYSRTRKPEEEARDIKYLPLKELLNTVDVVCTCLNKNVILFHEEQFEWLGNHKIMFNTSIGPSHDVSALEKWLEHGDNEFFCDTAGALGDETGKLLTNPHVNCMQVSTGRTKQAFDRLSEKVLNNIEKFLKDNNM, from the coding sequence ATGTTTAAAAAATTAGTAGCGATTGAACCTGTAAGTCTGATTCCATCAGCAGAACAAAAACTTCATGATTACGCAGAAGAAGTTATCATGTATGAGGATATTCCAAAGGATAATGAAGAGATTATTCGTCGTATTGGAGATGCCGATGCTGTACTTCTTAGCTATACTAGTAGAATTGATAAGGAAGTTCTTGATGCATGCCCTAATATTCGCTATATCGGTATGTGTTGCAGCCTTTATTCTCCTGAGAGTGCTAATGTTGATATACTTAGTGCCAATGCTAAAAACATAACAGTATATGGTATACGTGATTACGGCGATCAAGGTGTTGTTGAATATGTAGTTAGCGAACTTGTTCGATATTTGCATGGTTTTGGCGAAAAACAATGGAAAGAACTTCCGATAGAGATAACTGATTTAAAAGTTGGTATTGTAGGTCTTGGTACTTCCGGGCAGATGATTGCTGCTGCACTTCAAGCCTTCGGTGCAGATATGTATTATTATAGCCGTACCCGTAAACCAGAAGAAGAAGCAAGAGATATTAAGTACCTTCCACTAAAAGAGTTATTAAACACAGTTGATGTTGTTTGTACCTGCCTTAATAAAAACGTTATTTTATTCCATGAAGAGCAATTTGAATGGCTTGGAAATCACAAAATTATGTTCAATACATCAATTGGTCCATCTCATGATGTTTCTGCTCTTGAAAAATGGCTTGAACATGGTGATAATGAGTTTTTCTGTGATACTGCAGGAGCTCTTGGAGATGAAACAGGTAAACTTCTTACGAATCCACATGTAAACTGTATGCAAGTATCCACTGGACGTACAAAACAAGCCTTTGACCGTTTAAGTGAAAAGGTTTTAAATAATATTGAAAAATTTTTAAAAGACAATAATATGTAA
- a CDS encoding YdcF family protein — MNMRIIDDISNFIFVEDTLEKADVIMIPGSSFPELPEKAAELWKNGYAPIVVPSGGVSIKTGKFNGVKSNIDIYAKDYKTECEFYTDVLEINGVESECIIGEDKSGCTADNARFTKKLLDDNNIYPQKAIICCKGFHARRCLMFYQFYFPETQFIIVPIVHSLPVSKENWYKNEEGLSKVLGELYRLGVQFTPEFNQLKDNELD; from the coding sequence ATGAACATGAGAATAATTGATGATATATCAAATTTTATTTTTGTAGAAGATACATTAGAAAAAGCAGATGTAATAATGATCCCCGGTAGTTCTTTTCCAGAATTACCGGAAAAAGCGGCAGAGTTATGGAAAAATGGCTATGCCCCAATTGTCGTGCCTTCAGGAGGAGTCAGCATAAAGACAGGTAAATTCAATGGTGTGAAATCAAATATAGATATTTATGCAAAGGATTATAAAACAGAATGTGAGTTTTATACGGATGTATTAGAAATAAACGGAGTTGAGTCAGAATGTATCATAGGAGAAGATAAATCAGGATGTACCGCAGACAACGCTCGGTTTACAAAAAAACTACTTGATGATAATAATATTTATCCCCAAAAAGCAATTATCTGTTGCAAAGGGTTTCATGCAAGAAGATGTTTAATGTTTTATCAATTTTATTTTCCAGAGACTCAATTTATTATTGTACCTATTGTGCATAGTTTACCAGTTAGTAAAGAAAATTGGTATAAAAATGAAGAAGGTTTGTCTAAAGTACTTGGAGAATTATATCGACTAGGAGTACAATTTACACCAGAATTTAATCAGTTGAAGGATAATGAGTTAGACTAG
- a CDS encoding ArsR/SmtB family transcription factor, with protein MYKKFVPIYKALADETRLKIVDMLSCGEMCACDILEYFKISQPTLSYHLKILTECGLVKGRKDGSWMRYRLNEEFVESLKEFWNQITTDKASCICHTEKK; from the coding sequence ATGTACAAAAAATTTGTGCCAATTTATAAAGCATTAGCGGATGAAACACGTTTAAAGATAGTAGATATGTTATCCTGTGGAGAAATGTGTGCGTGCGACATTCTTGAATATTTTAAGATATCCCAACCAACGCTTTCGTATCATTTAAAGATTTTAACTGAATGTGGACTTGTAAAAGGTAGAAAAGACGGTTCATGGATGAGATATCGTCTCAATGAAGAATTCGTTGAATCTTTGAAAGAATTTTGGAATCAAATTACTACGGATAAAGCATCCTGTATTTGCCATACAGAGAAGAAATAA
- a CDS encoding aspartate dehydrogenase domain-containing protein, with product MKKLKLALIGCGYLNEIVANALKDGYLPEYELIAVLGRNYDRAKAFAEHFGCKVCADINELMEMKPDYIAEAASVKAVKDYTETVLNGGSNLVVLSIGAFADQEFYERVKNTAAKNNRRVHIASGAVGGFDVLRTAALMSPITASISSQKAPGSLYYTPLYKEGLLDITEKKQVFTGTTKEAIAILPTHVNVAVATALASAGPENTIMNIDAVPGFKGDEYKIEIQGDEVRTELNIYSRTSKVAAWSVVAVLQNVVAPIVF from the coding sequence ATGAAAAAACTTAAATTAGCACTAATCGGCTGTGGCTATCTCAATGAAATCGTAGCCAATGCACTAAAAGACGGCTACTTACCAGAATATGAACTTATCGCAGTATTAGGAAGAAATTATGATCGTGCGAAAGCATTTGCTGAACATTTTGGTTGTAAGGTCTGTGCCGATATCAATGAACTTATGGAAATGAAACCAGATTATATAGCTGAGGCAGCATCTGTAAAAGCCGTAAAAGATTATACAGAAACTGTCTTAAACGGAGGCTCAAATCTTGTTGTGCTTTCCATCGGAGCATTTGCAGATCAGGAATTCTATGAACGAGTAAAAAATACAGCAGCAAAGAATAACCGTAGAGTTCATATTGCAAGTGGTGCCGTTGGAGGTTTCGATGTTTTACGTACGGCTGCGCTTATGAGCCCGATTACAGCATCCATTAGCTCACAAAAAGCACCTGGATCACTTTATTATACACCACTTTACAAAGAAGGATTATTGGATATTACAGAAAAAAAGCAAGTATTTACTGGGACAACCAAGGAAGCCATCGCTATCCTTCCGACTCATGTGAATGTTGCTGTAGCAACTGCTCTTGCAAGTGCAGGTCCTGAAAATACAATTATGAATATTGATGCAGTTCCTGGTTTTAAGGGCGACGAATATAAGATTGAAATTCAAGGAGATGAGGTACGAACAGAACTTAATATCTATTCACGTACCAGCAAGGTAGCAGCATGGAGTGTAGTTGCTGTTCTTCAAAATGTCGTTGCACCGATTGTATTCTAG